The following are encoded together in the Kingella negevensis genome:
- the tig gene encoding trigger factor produces the protein MSATVETLENLQRKIVVSVSWLDINEATDKELKNAQKRVKVDGFRPGKAPLKMVAQMYGASIQNDVLNDLAQQAFNKEAQEQNLRIAAVVGIEPVQGEANEDSFKVAFIYETFPEITIADLSALEIEKVSSEVGDKEVDSTIEILRKQRTRFNRVEREAKNDDRVIIDFEGKIDGVAFDGGSSTNYPFVLGQGQMLPEFEAGVVGLKEGESKDVEVNFPEDYHGKDVAGKTAVFTITVRNVAEPELPAVDEQFAKALGIADGDVAKMREEVKKNVGREVKRRVDAQNTDAVMNALRAAHTFDLPKAFVADESQRLADEMKQQFAQQGLDAKDLELPAEMFAEHAEQRVALGLLLPALVEEFKLQATDEQVKAIVADFADSYEDPTEVIDWYFADRTRLAGPTNLAVEANVVEYVLSKAKVTEKALSFDEVMGANA, from the coding sequence ATGAGCGCAACAGTTGAAACTTTAGAAAATTTGCAACGTAAAATTGTCGTATCAGTATCTTGGTTGGACATCAACGAAGCCACTGATAAAGAATTGAAAAATGCACAAAAACGCGTGAAAGTTGATGGCTTCCGCCCAGGTAAAGCACCTTTGAAAATGGTTGCACAAATGTACGGTGCAAGCATTCAAAACGACGTATTGAACGATTTGGCACAACAAGCATTCAACAAAGAAGCACAAGAACAAAACTTGCGCATTGCTGCCGTTGTAGGTATTGAGCCAGTTCAAGGTGAAGCAAACGAAGACTCATTCAAAGTAGCATTCATCTACGAAACATTCCCAGAAATCACAATCGCTGATTTGTCTGCTTTGGAAATTGAAAAAGTATCTTCAGAAGTGGGCGACAAAGAAGTAGACAGCACAATCGAAATCTTGCGCAAACAACGCACTCGTTTCAACCGTGTTGAACGCGAAGCAAAAAATGACGACCGCGTGATTATTGACTTTGAAGGCAAAATTGACGGTGTAGCATTTGACGGCGGTTCTTCTACAAACTACCCATTCGTTTTGGGTCAAGGTCAAATGTTGCCAGAATTTGAAGCTGGCGTGGTTGGCTTGAAAGAAGGCGAAAGCAAAGACGTTGAAGTAAACTTCCCAGAAGATTACCACGGCAAAGATGTTGCAGGTAAAACTGCAGTATTCACTATCACTGTTCGCAACGTGGCTGAACCAGAATTGCCTGCAGTTGATGAACAATTTGCTAAAGCATTGGGTATCGCTGACGGCGACGTAGCAAAAATGCGCGAAGAAGTGAAGAAAAACGTGGGTCGTGAAGTGAAACGTCGCGTTGATGCACAAAACACAGATGCTGTGATGAACGCTTTGCGCGCTGCTCACACATTTGACTTGCCAAAAGCATTTGTTGCAGACGAATCTCAACGCTTGGCTGACGAAATGAAACAACAATTCGCTCAACAAGGTTTGGACGCGAAAGATTTGGAATTGCCTGCTGAAATGTTCGCAGAACACGCTGAACAACGCGTAGCATTGGGCTTGTTGTTGCCAGCTTTGGTTGAAGAATTCAAATTGCAAGCAACTGACGAACAAGTAAAAGCTATCGTTGCTGACTTCGCAGACAGCTACGAAGACCCAACTGAAGTGATTGATTGGTACTTCGCAGACCGCACTCGCTTGGCTGGCCCAACTAACTTGGCAGTTGAAGCAAACGTGGTTGAATACGTATTGAGCAAAGCAAAAGTAACTGAAAAAGCATTGAGCTTTGATGAAGTAATGGGCGCAAACGCTTAA
- the clpP gene encoding ATP-dependent Clp endopeptidase proteolytic subunit ClpP, which produces MFPEIQNNTLIPTVIEQSGRGERAFDIYSRLLKERIIFLVGPVNDQTANLVVAQLLFLESENPDKDIYFYINSPGGSVTAGMSIYDTMKFIKPDVQTLCLGQAASMGAFLLSAGTKGKRFALPNSRVMIHQPLISGGLGGQASDIEIHARELLKLKEKLNQMLADHTGKTLAEVERDTDRDNFMSAQEAMEYGLIDKVITTRADAANEA; this is translated from the coding sequence ATGTTTCCCGAAATTCAAAATAACACCCTAATCCCAACCGTGATTGAACAAAGCGGACGCGGCGAACGCGCATTTGATATTTACTCACGCTTGTTGAAAGAACGCATCATCTTCTTGGTTGGTCCTGTAAACGACCAAACCGCTAATTTGGTGGTTGCGCAACTGCTGTTTTTGGAAAGCGAAAACCCAGATAAAGACATCTATTTCTACATCAACAGCCCCGGTGGTAGCGTAACTGCAGGCATGAGCATTTATGACACGATGAAATTTATCAAGCCAGATGTGCAAACTTTGTGCTTGGGTCAAGCCGCAAGCATGGGTGCGTTCTTGTTGTCCGCAGGCACAAAAGGCAAACGTTTTGCCTTGCCAAACAGCCGCGTAATGATTCACCAACCATTAATTAGCGGCGGCTTGGGCGGTCAAGCGTCTGATATTGAAATTCACGCGCGTGAGTTGTTGAAACTGAAAGAAAAATTAAACCAAATGCTTGCCGACCACACAGGCAAAACTTTAGCTGAAGTGGAACGTGATACTGACCGTGATAATTTCATGTCGGCGCAAGAAGCCATGGAATATGGTTTGATTGACAAAGTAATTACCACTCGCGCAGATGCTGCAAACGAAGCGTAA
- a CDS encoding chorismate--pyruvate lyase family protein: protein MTWQQNYPQQAEKIKHLATASSLTAALSDLNATFSVKLLALGETQNSAYFTDFRLSEMLFQREVLLCLDGIPVVHAQSICAADSAWREILNCGTLPLGKILFSGSLKGLTRSEITFRLPENGVVSRRSWFEWQGERLYLMEHFLPEILQFNAA, encoded by the coding sequence ATGACTTGGCAACAAAATTATCCACAGCAAGCAGAAAAAATTAAGCATTTAGCCACCGCCTCTTCGCTCACTGCCGCTTTATCAGATTTGAACGCAACCTTTTCCGTGAAACTATTGGCTCTGGGCGAGACGCAAAATAGCGCATATTTTACTGATTTCAGGCTGTCTGAAATGCTATTTCAGCGCGAAGTTTTGCTGTGCTTAGATGGAATACCAGTCGTTCATGCGCAGAGTATTTGTGCGGCAGATTCCGCGTGGCGCGAAATTTTAAATTGTGGAACATTACCGCTGGGGAAAATCTTGTTTTCAGGCAGCCTGAAAGGCTTAACACGCAGCGAAATCACTTTCAGGCTGCCTGAAAATGGTGTTGTTTCGCGGCGGTCTTGGTTTGAATGGCAAGGCGAACGCTTGTATTTAATGGAACATTTTTTGCCTGAGATTTTACAATTTAACGCAGCCTGA
- a CDS encoding glutathione peroxidase, protein MSVQIKTAAELEGQNVPSVVFHTRQDDAWVDVSTDDLFKGKTVAVFSLPGAFTPTCSSTHLPRYNELAAEFKARGVDSIVCISVNDTFVMNAWLADQEAENITVVPDGNGEFTKGMGMLVSKEALGFGDRSWRYSMLVKDGKIEKMFIEPVKDGDPFEVSDADTMLKHIDPTWMPHESVSIITKPGCQFCAKAKALLKEKGFAYEEIVLGRDASITSVRAITGKATAPQVFIGGKYIGGSEDLEAYFAK, encoded by the coding sequence ATGTCTGTTCAAATTAAAACTGCTGCTGAATTAGAAGGTCAAAACGTTCCTTCAGTTGTGTTCCACACTCGCCAAGATGATGCTTGGGTTGATGTTTCAACTGATGATTTGTTCAAAGGTAAAACCGTTGCTGTGTTCTCTTTGCCAGGCGCGTTTACCCCAACTTGCTCTTCTACTCACTTGCCGCGTTACAACGAATTGGCTGCTGAATTTAAAGCGCGCGGCGTGGACAGCATTGTTTGTATTTCTGTAAACGACACATTTGTGATGAACGCTTGGTTGGCTGACCAAGAAGCAGAAAATATCACTGTTGTACCTGACGGTAACGGTGAATTCACTAAAGGCATGGGCATGTTGGTAAGCAAAGAAGCATTGGGCTTCGGCGACCGTTCATGGCGTTATTCTATGCTGGTTAAAGATGGCAAAATCGAAAAAATGTTCATCGAACCAGTAAAAGATGGCGACCCATTTGAAGTGTCTGACGCTGACACAATGTTGAAACACATTGATCCAACTTGGATGCCACACGAGTCTGTTTCTATCATCACGAAACCTGGTTGCCAATTCTGCGCGAAAGCTAAAGCATTGTTGAAAGAAAAAGGCTTTGCTTACGAAGAAATCGTTTTGGGTCGTGATGCTTCTATCACTTCAGTTCGTGCAATTACTGGCAAAGCAACTGCGCCTCAAGTGTTTATCGGTGGTAAATACATCGGCGGCAGCGAAGATTTAGAAGCATACTTTGCAAAATAA
- a CDS encoding methionine ABC transporter ATP-binding protein, producing MITLENVYKTYQTRDNKQFVAVQPTSLTIEQGEVFGLMGYSGAGKSSLLRLINLLERPDTGKVLIDNQDLTAMNKSQLRQARQSIGMVFQQFNLLSNRTVAENVAFPLEIAGWDKEKIEKRVAECLEIVNLTERAGHYPAQLSGGQKQRVGIARALAPNPSVILADEPTSALDPITTRSVLQCLKDINERFKVTIVIVTHEMSVIRKLCNRTALLHLGQLLEVAEVKDGVILAKSEIGQELLRDD from the coding sequence ATGATTACCTTAGAGAACGTTTACAAAACCTACCAAACGCGCGACAACAAGCAATTTGTTGCCGTTCAGCCAACCAGCCTCACGATTGAACAAGGCGAAGTGTTTGGCTTAATGGGTTACTCAGGCGCAGGCAAATCTTCTCTTTTGCGCCTAATTAACCTATTAGAACGCCCAGACACAGGCAAAGTGTTAATCGATAACCAAGACTTAACCGCCATGAACAAAAGCCAGCTACGCCAAGCCCGTCAAAGCATCGGCATGGTGTTTCAGCAATTCAATTTATTGAGCAACCGCACCGTAGCTGAAAACGTCGCGTTTCCCTTAGAAATTGCAGGTTGGGACAAAGAAAAAATTGAAAAACGCGTGGCAGAATGTTTGGAAATCGTGAACCTAACCGAACGCGCAGGACACTACCCCGCCCAATTATCAGGCGGACAAAAACAACGTGTCGGCATTGCCCGCGCACTTGCCCCCAACCCCAGCGTGATTTTGGCAGACGAACCCACTTCCGCGCTCGACCCAATTACCACACGCAGCGTGTTGCAATGCTTAAAAGACATCAACGAGCGTTTCAAAGTAACCATCGTGATTGTTACCCACGAAATGTCGGTGATTCGCAAATTATGCAACCGCACCGCCCTACTGCACTTGGGGCAATTATTAGAAGTGGCAGAAGTAAAAGACGGCGTGATTTTGGCAAAATCTGAAATCGGTCAAGAATTATTGCGAGACGATTAA
- a CDS encoding methionine ABC transporter permease codes for MEFDNIPKLLPDFKQAILETLTMVGVSATISVIIGGLLGVWLFTSGHGQIFANRLVHRVLGTAVSFMRSFPFVILMIVVMPLTRLIVGTSFGPFAASVSLSIAGSFYFARLVEQNLKEVSRGVVEAAQAMGASPATIIFKVLLSEARSGLVLSITILLIGLLEASAAAGMIGGGGIGDLGIRYGHQRYMVDVMIAVVVILTILVVVIQSAGNFLSAKLNKR; via the coding sequence ATGGAATTTGATAATATCCCCAAATTACTACCCGATTTTAAACAAGCCATTTTGGAAACTTTAACCATGGTGGGTGTTTCTGCCACAATTAGCGTGATTATCGGCGGTTTGCTTGGCGTGTGGTTGTTTACCAGCGGACACGGACAAATTTTTGCCAACCGATTGGTTCATCGCGTATTAGGAACAGCCGTCAGCTTTATGCGCTCGTTTCCGTTTGTGATTTTGATGATTGTTGTGATGCCGCTAACGCGCCTGATTGTCGGCACATCATTTGGACCATTCGCCGCCAGCGTTTCGTTGAGCATTGCAGGCAGTTTTTATTTTGCACGACTGGTGGAACAGAATTTGAAAGAAGTTTCACGCGGTGTGGTGGAAGCCGCGCAAGCCATGGGCGCGTCGCCAGCTACCATTATTTTTAAAGTGTTGCTGAGCGAAGCCCGTTCAGGTTTGGTTTTGAGCATTACCATTTTGCTGATTGGTTTGCTGGAAGCCAGTGCGGCGGCAGGCATGATTGGCGGCGGTGGTATTGGCGACTTGGGTATTCGCTACGGACACCAGCGTTATATGGTGGACGTGATGATTGCCGTTGTCGTGATTTTGACGATTTTAGTGGTGGTTATTCAATCGGCAGGTAACTTCTTGTCAGCAAAATTGAATAAACGTTAA
- a CDS encoding MetQ/NlpA family ABC transporter substrate-binding protein, whose translation MNTTFKLSLAGIIALTLSACGGQQEAAKPAAASGAGSAPASAAPVVEKTEIRFGTTPGDFSDQIKDSIQAILEKKGYKVTVQEFSDYVTPNKALAEDAIDVNVFQHKPYLDNFKAEHKLDLVEVYQVPTAPLGLYSGKLTSLDQVKDGSTVAVPNDPSNFARALVMMDSLKWIKLKDGVNPLTASKADIAENLKNIKLVEIEAPNLPRSRQDVDFAVVNGNFAISSGMKLTEALFQEPSFAYVNWGAVRTADKDSKWVKDVADAYNSDEFKTYAKTRFAGYKFPATWGESAVEGAKAEASAVAVSSASAASAAQ comes from the coding sequence ATGAACACAACATTCAAATTATCTTTGGCTGGCATCATCGCATTGACATTGTCAGCTTGCGGCGGTCAGCAAGAAGCAGCGAAACCAGCAGCCGCATCAGGCGCAGGTTCAGCACCAGCCAGCGCAGCCCCAGTCGTTGAGAAAACAGAAATCCGCTTCGGCACAACCCCTGGCGATTTCAGCGACCAAATCAAAGATAGCATTCAAGCGATTTTGGAGAAAAAAGGCTACAAAGTTACCGTACAAGAATTTTCTGATTACGTCACCCCAAACAAAGCCTTAGCTGAAGACGCGATTGACGTAAACGTGTTCCAACACAAACCTTATTTGGACAACTTCAAAGCCGAACACAAATTGGATTTGGTTGAAGTTTACCAAGTGCCAACTGCGCCATTGGGCTTGTATTCAGGCAAATTGACTTCGCTTGACCAAGTGAAAGACGGCAGCACAGTAGCCGTGCCAAACGACCCATCAAACTTCGCGCGTGCGTTGGTGATGATGGACAGCCTAAAATGGATTAAATTGAAAGACGGTGTGAACCCATTGACTGCCAGCAAAGCAGACATCGCTGAAAACTTGAAAAACATCAAGTTGGTAGAGATTGAAGCACCGAACTTGCCACGCAGCCGTCAAGACGTTGATTTTGCAGTGGTAAACGGTAACTTTGCGATTTCTAGTGGCATGAAATTGACTGAAGCCTTGTTCCAAGAGCCAAGTTTTGCTTATGTAAACTGGGGCGCAGTCCGCACCGCAGACAAAGACAGCAAATGGGTGAAAGACGTTGCGGATGCTTACAACTCTGACGAATTTAAAACTTATGCGAAAACTCGTTTTGCAGGTTACAAATTCCCAGCAACTTGGGGTGAAAGTGCCGTTGAAGGCGCGAAAGCTGAAGCCTCTGCTGTAGCGGTTTCTTCAGCGTCTGCTGCTTCTGCTGCACAATAA
- a CDS encoding metal ABC transporter ATP-binding protein — translation MSIVVNNLTVSYNVRPAVHHVDMEFPQHCMYAIFGPNGAGKSTLLKAIMGLLRCDTGSVQWQGMTRRDIAYLPQQSDVDRSQPMTVFELAAMGLWYEIGFFGGVTAAQRERVQAALNRVEMGEFAERGIGELSNGQFQRVLFARMLVQDAKFLLLDEPFNAVDAKTTYAMLELLRQENQAGRAVVAVLHDYEQVRAYFPNTFLIAREKVACGKTETVLQDEWLNKANMLAQAADEDEWCAV, via the coding sequence ATGAGCATTGTGGTCAATAATTTAACGGTGAGTTACAACGTGCGCCCAGCCGTTCATCATGTGGACATGGAATTTCCACAGCATTGCATGTATGCGATTTTTGGGCCCAACGGCGCAGGCAAATCCACCTTGCTCAAAGCGATTATGGGCTTATTGCGTTGCGACACAGGTTCAGTACAATGGCAAGGCATGACGCGCCGCGATATTGCGTATCTGCCGCAGCAATCCGATGTAGACAGAAGCCAGCCGATGACGGTTTTTGAATTGGCGGCGATGGGTTTGTGGTATGAAATTGGCTTTTTTGGCGGCGTAACCGCAGCGCAACGTGAGCGTGTTCAGGCTGCGTTAAATCGTGTGGAAATGGGCGAATTTGCAGAGCGAGGCATTGGCGAGCTGTCGAATGGGCAATTTCAGCGCGTGTTGTTTGCGCGAATGCTGGTGCAAGACGCAAAGTTTTTGCTGCTGGACGAGCCATTCAATGCGGTTGATGCCAAAACCACTTATGCGATGTTGGAATTACTGAGACAGGAAAATCAGGCGGGGCGCGCGGTTGTGGCAGTGTTGCATGATTATGAGCAAGTTCGCGCGTATTTCCCGAATACGTTTTTGATTGCACGTGAAAAAGTGGCGTGTGGGAAAACGGAAACTGTGCTGCAAGATGAGTGGTTGAATAAGGCGAATATGTTAGCGCAAGCTGCTGATGAAGATGAGTGGTGTGCGGTTTAA
- a CDS encoding trimeric intracellular cation channel family protein → MIYDTLPQINTIIYALDMVGVSACTIAATVLAKRLSFDLTGAFIISVLGSIGGGTLRDLLINRHPIFWLHDLNYLGLILVLCIITLIFYHTFERIDHTLRWFDAIGLAAFTVIGVQAALSRGMSAPIAICMGAITGAGGGVLRDIVCRQIPLVLQKEIYITASVLGSLYYIVMSHTQMNRWLLGISSIALIVAIRMLAVYRNWNLPNITIER, encoded by the coding sequence ATGATTTACGACACCTTACCCCAAATCAATACCATTATTTACGCGCTCGACATGGTAGGAGTGAGCGCGTGCACCATTGCTGCAACCGTGTTAGCCAAACGACTGAGCTTTGACCTCACAGGTGCGTTTATTATTTCCGTGCTAGGCAGCATTGGCGGCGGCACATTGCGTGATTTGCTGATTAACCGCCACCCCATTTTTTGGCTGCACGACTTGAATTACTTGGGGCTGATTTTGGTTTTGTGCATCATCACGTTGATTTTTTATCACACGTTTGAACGCATCGACCACACCTTGCGCTGGTTTGATGCAATCGGTTTAGCCGCGTTTACCGTGATTGGCGTTCAGGCTGCGTTAAGCCGTGGCATGAGCGCACCAATTGCCATTTGCATGGGCGCGATTACAGGCGCAGGCGGCGGCGTGTTGCGCGATATTGTTTGCCGACAAATTCCGCTTGTGTTGCAAAAAGAAATTTACATCACCGCTTCCGTGCTGGGCAGTTTGTACTATATTGTGATGTCGCACACGCAGATGAACCGTTGGTTGCTGGGGATTAGCAGCATTGCGTTAATTGTGGCGATTCGCATGCTGGCAGTGTATCGAAACTGGAATTTACCCAATATCACGATTGAGCGTTAG
- a CDS encoding dihydrolipoyl dehydrogenase, with amino-acid sequence MKKINADVVVIGGGTAGMGAYRNALLYTKNAYLIESHVFGTTCARVGCMPSKLLIAAAEARHHALHTDPFGVHLDKSSITVNGEEVMNRVKSERDRFVGFVVSDVEEWDADKRIMGAAKFIDEHTIQIDDHTQIMADRIVIATGSRPMVFPQWEVLGDKLIVNDDVFSWETLPESVAVFGPGVIGLELGQALVRLGVRVEIFGLGGMIGGISDPVVRDEAIATFSEELVLHLDAKTEVSLNADGKVEVKWEQDGESGVFVADYALAAAGRRPNVDNLGLENINIEKDPRGVPVANPLTMQTSIPHIFIAGDASNQLPLLHEAADQGKIAGENAGKFPNITEGLRRSMIGVVFTNPQIASVGARYATLQAQYGNKFESDVVIGQVSFKNQGRSRVMLVNKGHMRVYADKNTGRFLGAEAVGPAAEHIAHLLAWAHQMQMTIPQMLDMPFYHPVIEEGLRTALRDVAAKL; translated from the coding sequence ATGAAAAAAATTAACGCAGATGTAGTGGTGATTGGTGGCGGCACGGCAGGCATGGGCGCGTATCGCAATGCTTTGTTGTACACAAAAAACGCTTATTTGATTGAAAGCCATGTATTTGGTACGACTTGTGCGCGTGTCGGCTGTATGCCATCAAAATTGCTGATTGCCGCCGCAGAAGCACGTCATCACGCTTTGCATACTGACCCATTCGGCGTTCATTTGGACAAATCCAGCATTACTGTAAACGGCGAAGAAGTGATGAACCGCGTGAAATCTGAGCGCGACCGTTTTGTCGGTTTTGTGGTGTCAGACGTGGAAGAATGGGACGCGGATAAACGCATTATGGGCGCGGCAAAATTCATCGATGAACACACGATTCAAATTGACGACCACACGCAAATCATGGCTGACCGTATTGTGATTGCCACAGGTTCGCGCCCTATGGTATTCCCACAATGGGAAGTATTAGGCGATAAATTAATCGTGAACGATGATGTATTTTCATGGGAAACGCTTCCTGAAAGCGTGGCGGTGTTTGGACCAGGCGTGATTGGTTTGGAACTTGGTCAAGCGTTGGTGCGTTTGGGCGTGCGCGTGGAAATCTTCGGCTTAGGTGGCATGATTGGCGGCATCAGCGACCCTGTGGTACGCGATGAAGCAATTGCAACATTCAGCGAAGAATTGGTTTTACATTTAGACGCAAAAACAGAAGTTTCTCTGAACGCGGACGGCAAAGTGGAAGTGAAATGGGAACAAGATGGCGAAAGCGGCGTTTTTGTGGCGGATTACGCGTTGGCGGCGGCAGGTCGTCGCCCGAATGTGGATAATTTGGGCTTGGAAAACATCAACATTGAAAAAGACCCTCGCGGTGTTCCCGTTGCCAATCCTTTGACGATGCAGACCAGTATTCCACACATTTTCATTGCGGGCGATGCATCTAACCAGTTGCCATTGCTGCACGAAGCGGCTGACCAAGGCAAAATCGCAGGTGAAAATGCGGGTAAATTCCCAAATATCACCGAAGGTTTGCGTCGCAGCATGATTGGTGTGGTGTTTACTAATCCTCAAATTGCGTCAGTGGGTGCGCGTTACGCAACTTTGCAAGCGCAGTATGGCAATAAATTTGAAAGCGATGTGGTGATTGGACAAGTGTCGTTTAAAAATCAAGGTCGTAGCCGCGTAATGTTGGTGAATAAAGGTCATATGCGCGTTTATGCGGACAAGAATACAGGTCGTTTCTTGGGTGCAGAAGCCGTTGGCCCTGCTGCAGAACACATCGCGCACTTGCTCGCTTGGGCGCATCAAATGCAAATGACGATTCCGCAAATGTTGGACATGCCGTTCTATCATCCTGTGATTGAAGAAGGTTTGCGTACCGCTTTGCGTGATGTAGCAGCGAAACTGTAA
- the coaD gene encoding pantetheine-phosphate adenylyltransferase: MPQRTFRRAVYAGSFDPPTNGHLWMITEAQQLFDELIVAIGVNPDKKSSYTVAERMAFLQDMVAPFDNVRVASFEYEFLVNYAHDVGATFIVRGIRSATDYEYERAIRYINADLQPSIQTVFLMPPREIAEISSTMVKGLVGPKGWRDIVHRYVPDPVYQKILADNIHK, encoded by the coding sequence ATGCCCCAACGCACCTTCCGCCGCGCCGTGTACGCAGGCAGCTTCGACCCACCCACCAACGGTCATCTATGGATGATAACCGAAGCACAACAATTATTTGATGAACTGATTGTCGCCATTGGCGTAAACCCCGACAAAAAAAGCAGCTACACCGTCGCCGAACGCATGGCGTTTTTGCAAGACATGGTTGCCCCGTTTGATAACGTGCGCGTTGCATCATTTGAATACGAGTTTCTCGTGAACTACGCCCACGACGTTGGCGCAACCTTTATCGTACGTGGCATTCGTTCCGCAACGGACTACGAATACGAACGCGCCATTCGCTACATCAACGCCGATTTACAGCCGTCTATTCAAACCGTTTTCCTGATGCCACCGCGCGAAATTGCCGAAATTTCGTCCACTATGGTAAAAGGATTGGTCGGGCCAAAAGGCTGGCGCGACATCGTTCATCGGTATGTCCCAGACCCCGTTTATCAAAAAATATTGGCGGATAATATTCACAAATAA
- a CDS encoding HNH endonuclease, whose amino-acid sequence MSISEIKKQKAYDKTQGVCIICGRQVGVSEKWSVEHYIPRAIYKWIDNQELKNKLESIDNLFIVHAYCNFQKDSSLPTSKLIDELPINEALRADIHQLYKSVKSHVLEYKAMKQSVWDCQQHKCVFCHKEITLRNSILRRKNNKLTRFRENAMCLCFKCSIRAGNQHYKHRMVKKKQL is encoded by the coding sequence ATGAGCATTTCAGAAATAAAAAAGCAAAAAGCCTACGACAAAACCCAAGGGGTGTGCATTATTTGCGGCAGACAAGTGGGCGTCAGCGAAAAATGGTCGGTAGAGCATTACATACCACGCGCCATTTACAAATGGATAGACAATCAAGAGCTAAAAAACAAATTAGAAAGCATTGATAATTTATTCATCGTACACGCCTACTGCAATTTCCAAAAAGATTCCAGCCTGCCCACCAGCAAATTGATTGACGAACTGCCCATCAACGAAGCCCTACGTGCCGATATTCATCAGCTTTATAAAAGCGTAAAAAGTCACGTTTTAGAATACAAAGCCATGAAACAAAGCGTATGGGATTGTCAGCAACACAAATGCGTTTTTTGCCACAAAGAAATCACGCTCAGAAATTCCATTTTACGCCGTAAAAACAACAAACTAACCCGTTTCAGAGAAAACGCCATGTGTTTGTGCTTCAAATGCAGCATCCGCGCAGGCAATCAGCACTATAAGCACCGAATGGTTAAAAAGAAGCAACTGTAA
- a CDS encoding carbohydrate kinase family protein, with product MKITSFGKVLWDNFPNYKVLGGAPLNVLVRLSALGADCSLISRCGNDQDGEALLKQVQNTIATDLIQVDNQYPTSLVNVQLDKHGNASYDVVYPCAWDNIAATEAAKTRIAQSDAFIYGSLGVHDERSRQALNELLPHAKFKIFDANLRKPHYDINHLHEMMNQADFIKLNDDELYEIAAALGSPYHGLEQHIHYLAEHTQTQHFCITLGGYGALYYRNGEIFAHHGYRVNVIDTVGAGDNFLAGFIYQFLQHKEPKEMLAFACALGAIVASQRGATPEVSMNDILTFMNPQ from the coding sequence ATGAAAATCACCAGTTTTGGCAAAGTCCTTTGGGACAACTTTCCCAACTACAAAGTCCTAGGCGGCGCACCCCTAAACGTATTAGTCCGACTCAGCGCATTAGGCGCAGATTGCAGCTTAATCAGCCGCTGCGGCAACGACCAAGACGGCGAAGCATTGCTCAAGCAAGTTCAAAACACCATCGCCACCGATTTAATCCAAGTGGACAACCAATACCCCACCAGCCTCGTAAACGTTCAATTAGACAAACATGGCAACGCCAGTTACGACGTCGTTTACCCCTGCGCGTGGGACAACATCGCCGCCACCGAAGCCGCCAAAACCCGAATCGCCCAATCAGACGCATTCATTTACGGCAGCCTAGGTGTCCACGACGAACGTTCACGCCAAGCTCTGAACGAACTATTGCCACACGCCAAATTCAAAATATTCGACGCCAACTTGCGTAAACCGCATTACGACATCAACCACTTGCACGAGATGATGAACCAAGCCGATTTCATCAAACTCAACGACGACGAGTTATACGAAATCGCCGCCGCACTCGGTTCGCCCTATCACGGTTTAGAACAACACATTCACTATCTCGCCGAACACACGCAAACGCAGCATTTCTGCATTACCTTAGGCGGATACGGCGCACTGTATTACCGCAACGGCGAAATCTTCGCCCACCACGGCTATCGCGTGAACGTTATCGATACAGTCGGCGCAGGCGATAACTTTTTAGCAGGCTTTATCTACCAATTCCTGCAACACAAAGAACCCAAAGAAATGCTTGCCTTTGCCTGTGCATTAGGTGCGATTGTCGCTTCACAGCGCGGCGCAACCCCAGAAGTTTCCATGAACGATATTTTGACGTTTATGAATCCGCAATAA